The window tttacctacgagccgtcgatatctcccagggtctcctaaaggctccccctgtcctggtacaagtttgacattcggatccataggtgtgtctaccggtttacagtctaacataccggtttcttccaggatgtctaaagcatacttcctttgagaaaggaccacaccagaactggattgagctatctcaattcccaagaaatacttgagttttcccaagtctttggtctgaaagtgggtaaaaagatgttgctttagtttctgtataccatcctgatcactgcctgtaatgacaatgtcgtccacataaacaaccagataaatacactgccccaaggagttatgatgataaaaaactgaatgatctgctgtactgcgaagcatgccaaactcttgaacaacagaactaaaacggctaaaccatgctcgaggagattgtttcaagccatatagagaacggcgtaacctgcacactaaaccagactccccctgagcaacaaaaccaggaggttgctccatataaacttcctcgacaagatcaccatgaaggaaggcatttttaatatccagctgataaagaggccaagagcacatagcagccatggagagaagcaagcggacagaagcaatcttggcaacaggggagaatgtgtcaccataatcagaaccataaacttgagtatagcctttagcaactaagcgggccttaaggcgatcaacctgaccatcaggaccaaccttaactgcatagacccaacgacaaccaactgtagatttaccagggggtaaaacaacaagatcccaagtgccattagagtgcagagcagccatttcatccaccattgcctgtcgccagcctggatgggaaagagcttcatgggtgctcttgggaagagaaacagaggatatagcagaaacaaaagcagaatagggtgaagataatcgatgataactcaaaaaattgtaaataggatgagggttacgagtagagcgagtacctttccgaacagcaatgggtaagtcatgaggagaaggcagagccggggcaggtgaagccgaagggataggaagtgagtcagcaggtgcctcaggaaaagggagaggagcaacgacacgcgggcgacgatgataaacctgaagtggtcgagggggcatagcttcaggtggggagacaatgggaatgggcaagacttcagaaacgggaagagactcagaagtggtggaaaagaatggtgagtcctcaaagaaggtgacatcagcggagataaagtaccgatgagtctcaagggaataacaacgataacccttctgaagtctggaatatcccaagaagaggcacttcatggctttggcggaaagcttgtcctgtccaggagtgagaatatgaacaaagcaagtacaaccaaagacacgaggaggaaggaaataaagtggttggtcagggaaaagaagggagtgaggaatctgatcgtgtaagacagaagagggcatacgattaatcagataacaagcggtaagaatagcgtccccccaaaaacgaaaaggaacgtgactatggaggaggagagtacaagctgtctcaacaagatgtcgattcttgcgttcagctaccccattttgttgaggagtatgagcacaagaagactgatgaagaattccatgatgagacataaacgaagtaaattgggctgaaaaatattctctggcattgtcactgcgtaacacacgaatagaaatattgaactgggtttggatttcagtataaaatttctggaaaatagagaataactcagctcgatttttcattaaaaataaccaagtacatcgagaatagtcatcaatgaaagtgacaaaatactgaaatcctaaagtagacgcagtccgacaaggaccccaaacatcagtgtggacaagctcaaaaggagactttgcccgattattcaaacgctttgggaacgagacacgagtatgtttcccaagctgacatgactcacacggaagcgacgacaaagtggaaaaacgaggaaccatcttctggaacttggagagactagggtggcccagacgattgtgaatgaggagaggagcatcagtggaaatgcaaactgcaggagatgaatctgaggtgaggtgatagaggccttgagactcacgtcctatgccaatcgtcttccccgtactccggtcctgcaaggtcacaaatttatcagaaaaggtaatagagcaattaagagtacgagtgattttgctgatggaaataagattaaaaggacattcaggagtataaaggacagaagtgagaggtagagaaggcagaggaagggccaaaccaatacctttagccacagtttgagaaccattagctaaggtaacagtaggtaaatcagaggtagtagtaatagaggagaaaagatccttattaccagataggtgatcagatgctccagaatctagaatccaggatCCAAGAGacgatgtgtgggtaaggcaaacagaggcattaccaggctgggcaacagaggcaatagaagcctgagatgtctgagatgcagaggagctcggaggctgaggcagcggagaatcagaagactgggccatatgggcagtgcgaggaggtcttccatgtaactgatagcaacgatcacgagtgtggccaagtttattgcaataggtgcaatgagggcgttggcctctacctcgggtaccactgcgtcctcctcgagaggtagtgtgagaaactaacacagaagaatctgaagcgctagcagatggcaaagtctgtgTGGACGAGagacggaggaggcgagcaaacacgtcatccaaggacggaactgatgaactaccaagaatctgatcacgaataggctcaagatccggacggaggccaataagagtaaggaccatgaagaacttgtcaagctgcgtttgttgagccccaacatcaggagtaagaggcatcacagtcaagaactgctccttaagagaggcaatctgaccaatataagtagatagatccaagtcctgttggctgagatggacaatagcagaagccaccttatagagacgctggatatcattcgtgtataatcctttggcctgagtccaaaatttaaaacaagttttataggcctgaagatgaagaagaatccgaggatcaaccgattgccataatacactacataactgggcatctatcttcctccactgtacgcggtcaacctcagggatatttgcctcctgggtaaccaagtgatcttcatatccttgacccataaaccaaagttcaacagaggcagaccaggagagataattctcactgccaatcaatttctctgaggtaatcagaggagatccagagagaacagaggtaaagatctgatttttggtggtcatattcacgtatttggatcgaagagagccctaagatGGGTGCAGATTTCGGCGGAGAGAGACAAACAGTGAGACCACGGCTGTGAGAGGTGCAATCAACGGAGAAAAAGGTCGTGACGTGcctggagaggaagagaagcagTACCCAAGCCTCGGAGATGGAGAGGAAGCCCTGTCAGATGTGGTCGGAATGGCAAGAAAgccaaaaaaagaacaaaaggtGGAGATGCAGGGCTCGGGGGGGGCTGCCGGAGGGCTAGAAGGCCAAGACGCCGCCGGACGAGCCTGGAGATGTGTCGGACGTGGCCGGAAAGTGAGCCACGCGccgtcacgcgccggcgcgtgggtgACAGTCCGACGGGGAAGATcggcgcgtgggggcgcgtgagaCTCCGGTTGCCGGTGGGGTTTCCACTGGCGTGTAGATCAGCCTCCGGCGGTTCGGAATATGTGGTCGGTGCCCGGAAAAGAGGTCGCCGGGAAAATTCGCCGGAAAGGGTTGCCGGTCGCCGGAAAAATTCGCCGGAAAGGGTTGCCGGCGTGGTGGAGATCCGACGGCGATGAGGTTGTCCGGGGTGGTTCGGGAAGAGAGGGTTCGCCGGAATTGAGTACACGGCTAAAccgaaaaattaggttttctcctttggctctgataccatgttgagagagagagagagaaaggagaaaaaccttattttcattcatctaatctctacttacaattgagagatatatatacaaggctaggagtcctaactaccatacatgtgacctatattaacaaggaaagatagtatactatacatacattatattcaacattcattattattttacaataggAAAACTAATCTAGAAAGTCAATAACCCAATATTTTTCAACTATTAACATGATTCCTTTGTCCAAGCCAGTAAGTCTTCCACACAAACATCCTTTGGATAATTACCATTTTCCTTGAATAACCAGCCAATGAAATGCTATTAAAGAGCATCATGATTTCAGGTTGGTCTGCATGCATTGATGATTTCTTTGGATAGCTAACATTTATTTGGTCCCTGTGGGAAATCAAAGTTGGGGCCTCCCACAATTCCACCCCAACCTCTTTCTACTTGAGTCGCACAAGGGCATATGCTCAATTGAATGGTGCATCTTGTTCCCTGTAGATCTGTTCACCTGTGTACATTTTGGTATCTTGGTAAACCCATGGAAATAGGCTCAGTTTTTCTAGGAGAAAGTGTAACTACATGTATCTCCAAAATTACTTCTTCTGCTGCAATTCTTGCAGTCTCTCTTTATAGTGctgtatttttcaaaaattgcaatACCCAGAGCTTTTGTGTCCTGTCTGGTAATTAGATCAATCTCAAGAGCTTGACAGCATAAGTTTCTGACCTGAAATTTCATTGGTTTTCTTTTGTCAgctttattgaaaattatggCACCCACATTGTTACATCTGCAACGATTGGTGGAAGAGATGTAGTTTATGTAAGGCAGCACCAGTTATCTCCTTTATCATCATCAGACATTGAGAACTATGTGAAAGACATTGGAGACCAGAGGTTTCTGGACCCAAAAAGTCAGCCAACTGCTGCTCCACTCAAATACAAGGACAAGGCTAGTATTATGCACTGCCTGCTTTAATACTGTCATTGCTTCTGAAAGTATTATGGAATGGCTTTTGTTCTGCCTTGCCATTTAGaaactttttgtttatttactcatttatttatttttctgatGAGCAAACTGGAGAAGCACTTTGGAGGATGATTCCTTTTCCAAGAATATATGAGAGAATTCTTTCTTGCTGCAGGATGTTACAGTCATTTTCAGGAGGAGAGGAGGTGATGATCTAGAGCAGAGCCATGCAAAGTGGTCAGAGACTGTAGAACTGGCACCAGATGTAATTAACATGAAATTTGTTCCCATTGTTTCTCTGCTTGATAGCGTACCTGGATTAAAACATTTGGCCCGTGCAGTTGACTTATACTTGGAGTGTAAGATCTCAGCTAACATTTACCCTTTTGGTTTGGAGTGTGAATTTTGGTTTGAGTAGCTATTTAATTCTATTTCAATGATggattcctaaaaaaatatatattttctgtgATTTGTATTAGCATCTACTATCATTTGAAGTGAATAGGCCTTAGAGTTGTTTGAAACATTTTTTCCAGAAAACCTACTTCAAAAGGTACTGGTTGTTTCTTGGTAAATATTATTGATCTTCTgattaaacctatttttttttaacttaactGTACTTTATTGAGATTTAATGAATTTAGCCTGATATACATTGTTGAAGTATTATCTGACAACTTAATCTTTTGGGTCAAATTGGTAGTTTAAGTGTAATGAAGACTGCACAATAACTTGTGCTGCCTGTACTGCCAATACCTGAACCTCTGCTATCCAGAAAGTACTGATGATATTGAGATGGTTGTACAACAACCTTATGAGGCCTGATATAGTGTTGGCATTAGAAGGCTACATATTAAATTGTTGCAAAGATCTTTGAGAATTCAAATTAGTTTATTCAACTGTTCTGCAGAGAGGCAGGATAGAGAGTAGACTTTATTGTGTGTTTCACCTCAACAAAACAGAAAAGTACCTTTATGGTTTGAGAGATTTGATGAACTCTTTACTCTTGCGAGTCAGATAATCTCTAAATTTGCAGAGATTCATTTCTCTCAGCAATCTTTTTGTTGACTGTTTGGAATGGAGGCTCTTTCAAGAGAAATAGTTGTATTAGTACAGTTGCTGctgtgttttccttttttttcatttttttttattgtttttaatatagaCTTTCTGATTATCTGCTATTATGTTGGTCAGATAAACCACCTATTGAGGACCTGCAGTATTTCTTGGAATTTCAAATAGCTCGAGTTTGGGCTCCAGAACTTAATAAACTTCAAAGAAAAGAGCCTGTATGCCCATCTCTTCAGTTCAGCTTGATGGGTCCCAAACTTTATATCAGCCCTGATCAGGTATTTTTCATGGTTATTATAAACACTCCTTTTAAGCATGCAGTCAGTCAAAATGgggaaaggaaatgaaaatatGTGAGTGTATAATGATAGATGTGGTTTCTGCTCCGTGATCTCTGTGACCTTCCATCCCTTCCTTTTCAAGAGATAAACCCATCTTGCTAGAGGAGTTCAAGAATGTGATCATCAAAAATAGAGAAAgtgaacaaaaatataaatgcgGATAATCTTAGATGTGATTTCTGTTTTGTTATCTCTACGAGTCATTCCTGGGATGTGCTTGAGAGAGAATCTTGTAATTCACGTAAGAATCTTTTTAAAGAATTGACAGGGCAGACTGGGCAgccataataattttttcctcTTTGTCAAGTCCCTACCTGTTTCAGCATCCCAAGTGTTTCTTCACTTGCTAAGTCAAAATATTACTTGATATTGCAGGTAACAGTTGGCCGAAAGCCAGTCACTGGGCTTAGACTTAGCCTAGAAGGCAGCAAGCAAAATCGACTTGCCATCCATTTGCAACACCTAGTGTCTCTTCCAAAAATTCTTCAACCTCACTGGGATGCACACATGGCCATAGGTGCACCCAAGTGGCAGGGTCCTGAGGAGCAAGACAGCCGTTGGTTTGAACCTATCAAGTGGAAGAACTTTTCTCATGTAAGCACTGCACCAATAGAGCACACTGAGATTTGCATTGGCGACCTTTCTGGCGTTCACATTGTAACAGGGGCACAGCTTGGTGTTTGGGATTTTGGTGCCAAAAGCGTATTACACCTCAAACTTCTCTTCTCCAAAGTACCAGGATGTACAATAAGACGGTCTGTGTGGGATCATAGCCCTTCCACCCCTTCTACCTCCCAAAAGCCTGATGGGTCATCTTCATCACTATCAAATGAAAAGACCGAGGACAAAAAGGGAGATAGCTCAAGCCAAACAGGGAAACTGATCAAAATTGTGGACTTAACAGAAATGTCCAAGGGGCCACAAGATATTCCAGGTCACTGGTTGGTTACAGGGGCTAAGCTGGGGGTGGACAAGGGAAAGATTGTATTACGCATAAAGTACTCATTACTCAACTACTGATCTATTATGTTATTGTAGTTTTATTGTCCTCCACTCGAAAGCATAGTCAAGCATTCTTTGCACAGGCCATCCCAGTTCATTTGTTCTTCTGtacatttccttccctttttagCCTATTTAGTTGATAGGATCTAAATTGTCTCAAGGTTCTATTTTTTTGAATGTTGGTTTTCATCTCTGGTTTTTTTGAGGACAAAGCCATGTTGAATAATGACTGATGGGTCCAATTTAATATATTGTGTAATTCAtttctatgaaaatgatggGTTTGGTTGGTCTCTGCTGCCGGCTTTGGCCATAAGATATTCCTTGTTCTGCCATTTTTCATTCCAGTATGTTTCCAATCTCCAATTTTAGATGGCTGAACTTACCTTTAGGTTACCTACATCATCTTGCTGACTATTGATACTTCTGTCAATGAACTTTTGAACTCCCTGTTAATCAAAGTTTATCTTTACTCAAATCACCCTTCGTACTCCCACCAATGACCACCCAAGAAGTTACCATGTGCCTGTTTTTATATGAACTGCTTCTTGATGGTTGTCTGCCAGGAGGCATGTTTGCAGAACAGAGACGAGGTAACGCGGCCTAGTAGCTTAATTTAATCACTTTCCAGGTATAAAACCCAACTCGATCACTGATAAGATCGGCCAAATCTTGATATTTTAGCCGGCTATCTGAGTCCAGTGACCTCCTAGCTAACGCAAACATTAAACATCTGAGACGATACAGATAAAATTAGGGATGACTCAGGAGACCTTCAAGTTCAGTGATCTCACAGCCGTGTGGTTCTTAATTAATATGATTGCTTCATGTGTGTAGGTCAAGTGACTCTGCTTTCTGTTTGGATTTAATAACACAGTCATACGGTTACAGTGGAACCCACATGGATTATAACGAGTATATTTGCTTTAAAGTATAGTTTCCTTGGAATGACATTTGCCTTATTTAAAGGGTTGGGACTTTTCATGTAGCCTTAGAATCTTTCGATGCTTCCTGTGGTTTGCATTTAAATATTGCTCCTGAAGTGACTGCTCATGGGGTGACGAAAGAGGCACCAGCTTGTGTCCATAAGAAAAGCTCTCCAAGAAAATTGTTGTGAAGCATTTGGAACAAATACAACTGCTTTCTGCTTGTAATATTGCTTTTGTAACAGTATGTATAGCTAATATAATTAATCTCCAAGTTGCTTCATTTCTATGCTTGTTCCTGAACAAAATTACTTAGAAACCCAATTGGGAAAATCTTATTACTATAGTGTATTTGTACATACGATCATGGATAACGATGTTTTCAATGTTTATTCCAGGCCAAGTATTATTTGCCTATCCAAACTTATATACTATAGTTTCTCATACTAGATGAATGAAGGGCAATTTAGCCTTCATactcttgaagtattgagagaTTTGATCTGTCCTTGTTCAGATAAATGGAGGGGTAAATGAACCTCCTCTGCATTAATTCCTTTTCTGTCGTGTTTTATATTTGAGAAATCATGACTACGTCCTTGGAATCTCTCTCGAAGTCGGCAAATTCTACAGAAGCTACACTTGCATTCAAACAACAAACAAGGGCTTTTGTCCCTATGGAAGTGTCCATCAACTCTTATCATGATCATTTATGCCACTAAAACCTTATATATACATGGCATAATCTTCCTTAGTTTCCACCGATCTCACCATCTCTACTTTATTGCTACAGATTCTCAAAGGACCTTGTAGCTATGGTACCTCAAATCTTTTCAGCAGTGCTTGTGCTTCTCCTCTTTTGCTTATCTTTTATATGTTCAGTCTTATCATTGATATTTCACAATGATTCCCATGCAGGAGAAAGGTGAGGAGCTTGTTGAGGGAAAGGTAGATTGGAAAGGAAGAACAGCTATAAAGAATAAACATGGAGGACAACGGTTTTCTTCGCTAATTCTAGGTAAGAGTTAAGACATGATTGCACACTAATTATACCTTGAGATTTCTCGCCATGCCTAATTTTGGGGTTATTATTTGGTTTTGGATTTGGGTTGCAGCATCATTTGCTCTTGAAAACATGGCAACTGTGGCACTGGCAGTGAACCTTGTGACATACTTTAATGGGGTGATGCATTTTTCAATCGCTGATGCAGCTAACGAGCTAACCAACTACATGGGAACTGCTTACATTCTCTCCATTGTGGTGGCCTTTCTGGCAGATGCTTATATTGGCAGATTCTATGCTGTTCTTGTTTCAGCATTCATTGAGCTTGTGGTATGCTTGAACATAACTATAGAGAGCAATGATTCAGAAGATGGGGCCCTAGCCTATCTATAAACTTGTGGCTGATTGTAAAGTTAATTTTCATTCTATGTGTTCATCCAGGGACTTGGATTGTTAGCTGTACAAGCTCACTACCCCAAACTTAAGCCACCTACTTGCGTCATCTTTGATCCAACTGCTGACTGCCAGCAAGTTCATGGAGGCAATGCTGCACTTCTCTTTGTTGCCCTCTATTTGGTTGCTGCTGGCACTGCAGGAATCAAAGCTGCATTGCCAACACATGGTGCTGATCAATTTGATGAGAAAGACCCACAAGAGGCAATGCAAATGTCCAGTTTCTTCAATGGGCTTTTACTAGCTTTGTGCGTTGGGGGTGCAGTTAGTTTGACACTtgttgtgtggattcaagacaATAAAGGATGGGACAAGGGCTTTGGGGTCCCCACATTAGCGATATTCTTGGCCATGATAGTCTTTGCTGTTGGATTGCCTCGGTACAGGATACATGTCATTCAGGGAACTAGTGCCATCACAGAAATTATACAGGTATCCATGATCACCATATTCTATTAAGAATACATGTATGGGAATCAAGGAACTGAATGTTTTTGGTATGTTCTGCCAATATTTCTTGTGCTGCTGCTATTCTAAAGCCCTTGTGGAACTCACTGCTATGCTATTAGCAACAAAAGTAGTTCCAACAAGGTAAAATTATCTGGGGGCCACTCAATTTGGTTCCAATTTAGCATCAATATGGAAGAATTTAACTTCACTTTCTAAAATGACATGGAAGTTGAGGGGCAGAAGAACCTCCTTGGACTGGTAGTCCATTATCTTCTATGCATATGGACTCTGTATTCATGGTAGTGCAGTGCATATGGATCAGGACTTGTTTAAGGGTTTTATGTATCGTCTGCAGGTACTTGTTGCATCATTCCGCAACCGAAAACTTCCCCTTCCTGATGACCCTGCAGAGCTCTATGAGATTGACAAGGACAAGGAAGCTGCTACAGAAGCAGAATTTCTACCTCACAGAGACATTTACAGGTTGATTTTTCTTCTCTccttcagatttttttttaaacacaataTGATCTGCCAAGGCTTCTTTTTATCAACAGCAAGCTGAAACCTCATTGACAAATTTCCTGGTAAAACTGTTTCCAGGTTCCTAGACAAAGCAGCCATCCAAACAACCCTCCTAGGAAATTCTGACAAACCAGAAACTCCAAATCCATGGAAACTTTGCAGGGTCACCCAAGTGGAAAATGCAAAGATCATAGCAGGCATGGTCCCAATCTTCTGCTGCACCATCATCATGACCCTTTGCCTCGCTCAGCTCCAAACCTTTTCCATCGAACAAGGGCTCACCATGGACACAAGGGTCGCCAATTCATTCAATATACCACCTGCGTCACTCCCCATCCTCCCAGTCATCTTCATGATCATCCTAATCCCCGTGTATGATCGTATCTTCGTGCCCTACGCCCGTGGCATTACTGGCCTCCGCACGGGCATCACCCACCTGCAGCGCATTGGCGTTGGCCTAGTTCTCTCCGCAATTTCCATGGCAACCTCTGCTGTAATGGAAGCCCTAAGGAAAAGAGTGGCACGAGACAACAACATGCTTGACGCCATCCCAGTACTTCAGCCACTTCCCATTAGCGTTTTCTGGCTATCTTTCCAGTACTTCATTTTTGGCATTGCAGACTTGTTTACCTACGTGGGACTCCTGGAGTTTTTCTACTCTGAGGCACCAAAAGCCATTAAATCCATCTCTACTTGCTTCCTGTGGAGCTCCATGGCACTTGGGTATTATTTCAGTACCGTAGTTGTTAATATAGTAAACAGAGCAACTAAAGGAATAACAAGAAGCGGAGGATGGTTAGCTGGAAACAACATCAACAGGAACCATCTCAATCTCTTTTACTGGTTGCTTTCCATACTGAGTGTGATCAACTTTTTCGTCTACTTATTTGTTGCAAAGAGGTACAAGTACAGGCCTCAGGCCCTAGTGGCTCCGATTGCGAATGAGGAGAATAAGAACAACAAGGCATCGgtataagaaaatgaagattcgGTTGTCTTCCTtaagtattttctttttctattcaaaatttgaagatGTTGCCAAGGAAATGGGAAAATTTACCGCATTGCATCATGGCCGAATGGCATGTTGGGTTTCTCTCCTTTATATTTGTTGTTGGGTAAGGCTAACCACTTGAGGACAAGGACTTCTGTTTTTACTTTCATCATTCTTATAGTCGTGTTTGCTTTCATATGGGAGAACCAATTTAGGCTTGGTTCtcataaaatttgagggaaaatgcaaggaaaaaaaaatacaaaggaaaaatagaagaaaagaaaaaatgaagaaaaataaaaaatggattaaaagttgataagttatttttattttttacttcaaactcattttatttattttaactcatcaatataaagattaaataattttaaaatacataagtttttaattagttttaattatatttgattttcttttatattttttataagacaaccaaatatgaaaaaattattttcctttacattttttttctttccttagtattttcagggaatcaaacataaccttatcTTATGAAAATCAGTGGGCTGCTGATCTTGGAGCTAGGCTCAATCTGGGTTCATGGTTTTGTTGTTCAATAACAAAATTTGCTATATTGAGCATTGATGAAGtggaaaaagaaatagaaaataaaaatcatagagtctgttgagtttttaaaaacaattttttgttttttaaaaaaaaaggttttttaatactatttcgttatttttctctatttctagtttttaaaaacaaaataaaatataaaacactttttaaaaaacaagtaaatgatgttttcaccgttttttaaaaacaataaaaagataCATACActctattatttatcttatatatagaattattatttttcaattttttttactaaacaaattaactctaaattaaataagatttaatgTGTTAGATTTGTTAATaagtctattaattttaaaaaataattaaaaacttaaatgataaacttattaataccataaatttattaatataataaaatatcatttttctaacatataataaaatagtatattttctactaaaaatataatttatgattttattataatattactatctatgttttactaaaaactatacatttttttaatttaattataattacaaaattatttttattttcaataagactttaattaaatttaattaaataatattatataaattgaatttaaaatgtttttaaaaaaatcaaaacaatttaaaaaaaaaattatttgaacaagtctttttgttttttatttttagaatccttttataaaaataacttaccaaatatccttaattttataaaacataaaaaaaaaaaaaaaattattcttttaactttaaaaaaaaaaaaaagtttctaaaaaaaattta of the Vitis vinifera cultivar Pinot Noir 40024 chromosome 10, ASM3070453v1 genome contains:
- the LOC100244557 gene encoding MACPF domain-containing protein CAD1, coding for MINPYSSALSMDNPSTTTSSSGPNALITTLCNSIQALGRGFDVTSDIRLLYCKGAPGSRPVILDEENTRDLVVSDGVIIPNVSVDIEASRGKRTTESIPVCGFHEMAHHFNELSGISGSIPLGSFNAMFNFTGSWHVDAAATKSLAMVGYYIPLFTVELANSNLVLRDEIKRAVPFTWDPTSLASFIENYGTHIVTSATIGGRDVVYVRQHQLSPLSSSDIENYVKDIGDQRFLDPKSQPTAAPLKYKDKDVTVIFRRRGGDDLEQSHAKWSETVELAPDVINMKFVPIVSLLDSVPGLKHLARAVDLYLEYKPPIEDLQYFLEFQIARVWAPELNKLQRKEPVCPSLQFSLMGPKLYISPDQVTVGRKPVTGLRLSLEGSKQNRLAIHLQHLVSLPKILQPHWDAHMAIGAPKWQGPEEQDSRWFEPIKWKNFSHVSTAPIEHTEICIGDLSGVHIVTGAQLGVWDFGAKSVLHLKLLFSKVPGCTIRRSVWDHSPSTPSTSQKPDGSSSSLSNEKTEDKKGDSSSQTGKLIKIVDLTEMSKGPQDIPGHWLVTGAKLGVDKGKIVLRIKYSLLNY
- the LOC100852589 gene encoding protein NRT1/ PTR FAMILY 4.5-like, with protein sequence MIPMQEKGEELVEGKVDWKGRTAIKNKHGGQRFSSLILASFALENMATVALAVNLVTYFNGVMHFSIADAANELTNYMGTAYILSIVVAFLADAYIGRFYAVLVSAFIELVGLGLLAVQAHYPKLKPPTCVIFDPTADCQQVHGGNAALLFVALYLVAAGTAGIKAALPTHGADQFDEKDPQEAMQMSSFFNGLLLALCVGGAVSLTLVVWIQDNKGWDKGFGVPTLAIFLAMIVFAVGLPRYRIHVIQGTSAITEIIQVLVASFRNRKLPLPDDPAELYEIDKDKEAATEAEFLPHRDIYRFLDKAAIQTTLLGNSDKPETPNPWKLCRVTQVENAKIIAGMVPIFCCTIIMTLCLAQLQTFSIEQGLTMDTRVANSFNIPPASLPILPVIFMIILIPVYDRIFVPYARGITGLRTGITHLQRIGVGLVLSAISMATSAVMEALRKRVARDNNMLDAIPVLQPLPISVFWLSFQYFIFGIADLFTYVGLLEFFYSEAPKAIKSISTCFLWSSMALGYYFSTVVVNIVNRATKGITRSGGWLAGNNINRNHLNLFYWLLSILSVINFFVYLFVAKRYKYRPQALVAPIANEENKNNKASV